A region from the Gossypium hirsutum isolate 1008001.06 chromosome A08, Gossypium_hirsutum_v2.1, whole genome shotgun sequence genome encodes:
- the LOC107929673 gene encoding cationic amino acid transporter 9, chloroplastic isoform X1 — MASTMDDSRHKDATSSSTCFSHFCSSALRAKTLKSSSSTNNSSDGLIRRLGVFDLILLGVGASIGAGIFVVTGTVARDAGPGVTISFILAGASCVLNALCYAELASRFPAVVGGAYLYAYTAFNEITAFLVFMQLMLDYHIGAASIARSLASYVATIFELIPALKGNIPPWVGHGGQEFFGGTLSINILAPILLAVLTVILCLGVGESSAVNSFMTAAKVVIVIFVIIVGSFKVDVDNWSPFAPNGVKHIFTGATVVFFAYVGFDAVANSAEESKRPQRDLPIGILGSLLVCVILYVGVCLVLTGMVPYNLLGEDAPLSEAFTSKGLKYVSILISIGAVAGLTTTLLVGLYVQSRLYLGLGRDGLLPSIFAKVHPIRHTPIHSQIWVGIIAAVLGGLFNVHILSHILSVGSLTGYSVVAACVVTLRWKNNTGNRVSSKCISTWCEGVLCIFLVACCGFAAGVLYRFGTHFIFMIVAVVIAIMACAALCFRQAYSDPPGFSCPWVPIVPSVCIFFNIYLFAQLHYEAWIRFIILSIVSVGIYAFYGQYHANPRLDETIIYHMAPEEDRH; from the exons ATGGCCTCAACCATGGATGATAGCCGTCACAAAGACGCCACCTCCTCATCTACTTGTTTCTCTCACTTTTGCTCTTCAGCTCTTAGAGCCAAGACCCTCAAGTCATCCTCCTCCACTAACAATTCTAGCGATGGCCTTATCCGCCGTCTCGGCGTCTTCGATCTCATCCTACTCGGCGTCGGCGCCTCTATCGGTGCCGGCATATTCGTTGTCACCGGAACCGTCGCTCGTGATGCCGGTCCAG GAGTGACTATTAGTTTCATACTCGCGGGAGCATCGTGTGTGTTGAACGCGTTGTGCTACGCGGAGTTAGCTTCACGGTTTCCCGCCGTAGTCGGAGGCGCGTACTTGTACGCGTACACGGCCTTCAATGAAATTACGGCTTTCCTTGTATTCATGCAATTAATGTTGGATTATCATATCGGAGCAGCTAGTATTGCCCGTAGCTTAGCTAGCTACGTGGCTACCATTTTCGAGCTCATCCCTGCTTTGAAAGGAAACATACCTCCCTGGGTTGGTCATGGTGGTCAAGAATTCTTTGGAGGAACtttgtctatcaatatcctggcTCCGATTCTTCTTGCCGTGTTGACTGTTATCCTCTGTCTTGGTGTTGGAGAATCTTCTGCTGTTAATTCTTTCATGACTGCAGCCAAG GTTGTCATCGTTATTTTTGTCATTATTGTTGGATCTTTCAAAGTTGATGTAGATAATTGGTCTCCTTTTGCTCCCAATGGTGTTAAACATATATTTACGGGAGCAACCGTAGTATTCTTTGCATATGTTGGATTTGACGCGGTTGCTAATTCTGCTGAAGAATCAAAGAGACCTCAG CGTGATTTGCCAATCGGAATTTTGGGAAGTCTGCTTGTATGTGTTATTTTATACGTTGGTGTTTGCTTAGTGCTCACCGGGATGGTACCTTACAACCTCCTTGGCGAGGATGCTCCTTTATCTGAAGCGTTTACATCCAAGGGTTTGAAATATGTTTCTATTTTGATCAGTATTGGAGCTGTTGCTGGGCTTACAACAACCCTTCTAGTTGGTCTATATGTCCAG TCTCGCTTATATCTTGGGCTTGGAAGGGACGGTTTACTGCCTTCGATATTTGCTAAAGTGCATCCGATACGCCACACACCTATTCATTCTCAAATCTGGGTCGGTATCATTGCTGCTGTTTTGGGAGGGCTGTTTAACGTGCATATACTATCACACATTCTTTCAGTTGGCTCACTG ACAGGCTATTCTGTTGTTGCAGCCTGTGTTGTAACGCTTCGCTGGAAAAATAACACCGGAAATCGAGTTTCTTCAAAGTGCATCTCAACCTGGTGTGAAGGTGTCCTATGTATTTTCCTAGTGGCATGCTGTGGTTTTGCTGCTGGAGTTCTTTATCGTTTTGGCACTCACTTTATTTTTATGATTGTTGCGGTGGTTATAGCCATAATGGCTTGTGCTGCTCTTTGTTTCCGTCAG GCTTATTCAGATCCTCCAGGGTTTTCTTGTCCATGGGTTCCGATTGTGCCATCTGTTTGCATCTTTTTCAACATATACCTGTTTGCTCAG TTGCACTATGAAGCGTGGATCAGATTCATCATCCTCAGCATAGTATCTGTAGGTATTTATGCATTTTATGGACAGTATCATGCTAATCCCCGTTTAGATGAGACAATTATTTACCATATGGCGCCTGAAGAAGATAGACACTGA
- the LOC107929673 gene encoding cationic amino acid transporter 9, chloroplastic isoform X2: MASTMDDSRHKDATSSSTCFSHFCSSALRAKTLKSSSSTNNSSDGLIRRLGVFDLILLGVGASIGAGIFVVTGTVARDAGPGVTISFILAGASCVLNALCYAELASRFPAVVGGAYLYAYTAFNEITAFLVFMQLMLDYHIGAASIARSLASYVATIFELIPALKGNIPPWVGHGGQEFFGGTLSINILAPILLAVLTVILCLGVGESSAVNSFMTAAKVVIVIFVIIVGSFKVDVDNWSPFAPNGVKHIFTGATVVFFAYVGFDAVANSAEESKRPQYWSCCWAYNNPSSWSICPVYMMECFSEQSRLYLGLGRDGLLPSIFAKVHPIRHTPIHSQIWVGIIAAVLGGLFNVHILSHILSVGSLTGYSVVAACVVTLRWKNNTGNRVSSKCISTWCEGVLCIFLVACCGFAAGVLYRFGTHFIFMIVAVVIAIMACAALCFRQAYSDPPGFSCPWVPIVPSVCIFFNIYLFAQLHYEAWIRFIILSIVSVGIYAFYGQYHANPRLDETIIYHMAPEEDRH; the protein is encoded by the exons ATGGCCTCAACCATGGATGATAGCCGTCACAAAGACGCCACCTCCTCATCTACTTGTTTCTCTCACTTTTGCTCTTCAGCTCTTAGAGCCAAGACCCTCAAGTCATCCTCCTCCACTAACAATTCTAGCGATGGCCTTATCCGCCGTCTCGGCGTCTTCGATCTCATCCTACTCGGCGTCGGCGCCTCTATCGGTGCCGGCATATTCGTTGTCACCGGAACCGTCGCTCGTGATGCCGGTCCAG GAGTGACTATTAGTTTCATACTCGCGGGAGCATCGTGTGTGTTGAACGCGTTGTGCTACGCGGAGTTAGCTTCACGGTTTCCCGCCGTAGTCGGAGGCGCGTACTTGTACGCGTACACGGCCTTCAATGAAATTACGGCTTTCCTTGTATTCATGCAATTAATGTTGGATTATCATATCGGAGCAGCTAGTATTGCCCGTAGCTTAGCTAGCTACGTGGCTACCATTTTCGAGCTCATCCCTGCTTTGAAAGGAAACATACCTCCCTGGGTTGGTCATGGTGGTCAAGAATTCTTTGGAGGAACtttgtctatcaatatcctggcTCCGATTCTTCTTGCCGTGTTGACTGTTATCCTCTGTCTTGGTGTTGGAGAATCTTCTGCTGTTAATTCTTTCATGACTGCAGCCAAG GTTGTCATCGTTATTTTTGTCATTATTGTTGGATCTTTCAAAGTTGATGTAGATAATTGGTCTCCTTTTGCTCCCAATGGTGTTAAACATATATTTACGGGAGCAACCGTAGTATTCTTTGCATATGTTGGATTTGACGCGGTTGCTAATTCTGCTGAAGAATCAAAGAGACCTCAG TATTGGAGCTGTTGCTGGGCTTACAACAACCCTTCTAGTTGGTCTATATGTCCAG TTTACATGATGGAGTGTTTCTCTGAGCAGTCTCGCTTATATCTTGGGCTTGGAAGGGACGGTTTACTGCCTTCGATATTTGCTAAAGTGCATCCGATACGCCACACACCTATTCATTCTCAAATCTGGGTCGGTATCATTGCTGCTGTTTTGGGAGGGCTGTTTAACGTGCATATACTATCACACATTCTTTCAGTTGGCTCACTG ACAGGCTATTCTGTTGTTGCAGCCTGTGTTGTAACGCTTCGCTGGAAAAATAACACCGGAAATCGAGTTTCTTCAAAGTGCATCTCAACCTGGTGTGAAGGTGTCCTATGTATTTTCCTAGTGGCATGCTGTGGTTTTGCTGCTGGAGTTCTTTATCGTTTTGGCACTCACTTTATTTTTATGATTGTTGCGGTGGTTATAGCCATAATGGCTTGTGCTGCTCTTTGTTTCCGTCAG GCTTATTCAGATCCTCCAGGGTTTTCTTGTCCATGGGTTCCGATTGTGCCATCTGTTTGCATCTTTTTCAACATATACCTGTTTGCTCAG TTGCACTATGAAGCGTGGATCAGATTCATCATCCTCAGCATAGTATCTGTAGGTATTTATGCATTTTATGGACAGTATCATGCTAATCCCCGTTTAGATGAGACAATTATTTACCATATGGCGCCTGAAGAAGATAGACACTGA